The following coding sequences are from one Danio rerio strain Tuebingen ecotype United States chromosome 21, GRCz12tu, whole genome shotgun sequence window:
- the rce1b gene encoding CAAX prenyl protease 2-like isoform X7 has product MKLRPSPPLWALLGIRLEGFVPAAVLPLTLTMVLFLGPLTQLAVESPRGLFHDVKAGLNCQSWSKRVKDLKWLRNHVVAPLTEEFVFRACIIPMLVPCTGPTSAIFISPLFFGVAHFHHIIEQLRFGQDTVFDILICAAFQFTYTSVFGVYTAFIFIRTGHLVGPVLCHSFCNRMGFPAIGSVLEHPQKSLILLFYQLGVLLFFILLFPFTDPTFYGMSPVCSLLLTPRSACT; this is encoded by the exons ATGAAACTCAGG ccAAGTCCACCACTGTGGGCACTTCTGGGCATTCGTCTGGAGGGCTTTGTACCTGCTGCTGTGCTGCCACTGACACTTACTATG GTGCTTTTCCTTGGACCTCTGACCCAGCTAGCAGTTGAAAGCCCAAGAGGACTTTTTCATGATGTTAAAGCAGGTTTAA ATTGTCAGTCCTGGAGCAAACGGGTGAAAGATTTGAAATGGTTGAGGAATCATGTGGTGGCCCCGTTAACAGAGGAGTTTGTTTTTCGAGCTTGTATCATCCCCATGTTGGTGCCATGCACTGGTCCCACATCTGCCATCTTCATTAGTCCGCTCTTCTTCGGTGTGG CCCATTTTCATCATATCATTGAACAACTTCGCTTTGGACAAGACACTGTTTTTGACATCCTAATTTGTGCAG CTTTTCAGTTTACTTACACCTCAGTTTTTGGAGTTTACACTGCCTTCATATTTATAAGGACGG GTCATCTTGTGGGACCCGTGCTGTGCCATTCGTTTTGCAACCGGATGGGTTTTCCAGCCATTGGCTCAGTTTTGGAGCATCCACAAAAGTCTTTGATCCTGCTCTTCTACCAGCTTGGTGTTCTGCTcttcttcatcctcctcttccCCTTCACAGACCCAACATTCTATGGTATGTCCCCAGTCTGCAGTCTACTGCTTACACCCCGCTCTGCCTGCACTTGA
- the rce1b gene encoding CAAX prenyl protease 2-like isoform X5, which yields MLSIKTLSDTFVGECWISVSCCLLLACLYVGSLYVWKGSLPRDHPNTIKRRFTSVLCVSAVAPLVVLAWTHSMKLRPSPPLWALLGIRLEGFVPAAVLPLTLTMVLFLGPLTQLAVESPRGLFHDVKAGLNCQSWSKRVKDLKWLRNHVVAPLTEEFVFRACIIPMLVPCTGPTSAIFISPLFFGVAHFHHIIEQLRFGQDTVFDILICAGHLVGPVLCHSFCNRMGFPAIGSVLEHPQKSLILLFYQLGVLLFFILLFPFTDPTFYVQSW from the exons ATGTTATCAATCAAAACCCTTTCAGACACCTTTGTAGGAGAATGTTGGATATCTGTTAGTTGTTGTTTGTTGCTTGCCTGTCTGTATGTTGGGAGTCTGTATGTATGGAAGGGCAGCTTACCCAG GGACCACCCAAATACAATAAAACGGCGTTTCAccagtgttttgtgtgtgtcagCTGTTGCACCACTAGTTGTATTGGCCTGGACACACTCAATGAAACTCAGG ccAAGTCCACCACTGTGGGCACTTCTGGGCATTCGTCTGGAGGGCTTTGTACCTGCTGCTGTGCTGCCACTGACACTTACTATG GTGCTTTTCCTTGGACCTCTGACCCAGCTAGCAGTTGAAAGCCCAAGAGGACTTTTTCATGATGTTAAAGCAGGTTTAA ATTGTCAGTCCTGGAGCAAACGGGTGAAAGATTTGAAATGGTTGAGGAATCATGTGGTGGCCCCGTTAACAGAGGAGTTTGTTTTTCGAGCTTGTATCATCCCCATGTTGGTGCCATGCACTGGTCCCACATCTGCCATCTTCATTAGTCCGCTCTTCTTCGGTGTGG CCCATTTTCATCATATCATTGAACAACTTCGCTTTGGACAAGACACTGTTTTTGACATCCTAATTTGTGCAG GTCATCTTGTGGGACCCGTGCTGTGCCATTCGTTTTGCAACCGGATGGGTTTTCCAGCCATTGGCTCAGTTTTGGAGCATCCACAAAAGTCTTTGATCCTGCTCTTCTACCAGCTTGGTGTTCTGCTcttcttcatcctcctcttccCCTTCACAGACCCAACATTCTATG TTCAGTCATGGTGA
- the rce1b gene encoding CAAX prenyl protease 2-like isoform X8 — MKLRPSPPLWALLGIRLEGFVPAAVLPLTLTMVLFLGPLTQLAVESPRGLFHDVKAGLNCQSWSKRVKDLKWLRNHVVAPLTEEFVFRACIIPMLVPCTGPTSAIFISPLFFGVAHFHHIIEQLRFGQDTVFDILICAGHLVGPVLCHSFCNRMGFPAIGSVLEHPQKSLILLFYQLGVLLFFILLFPFTDPTFYGMSPVCSLLLTPRSACT; from the exons ATGAAACTCAGG ccAAGTCCACCACTGTGGGCACTTCTGGGCATTCGTCTGGAGGGCTTTGTACCTGCTGCTGTGCTGCCACTGACACTTACTATG GTGCTTTTCCTTGGACCTCTGACCCAGCTAGCAGTTGAAAGCCCAAGAGGACTTTTTCATGATGTTAAAGCAGGTTTAA ATTGTCAGTCCTGGAGCAAACGGGTGAAAGATTTGAAATGGTTGAGGAATCATGTGGTGGCCCCGTTAACAGAGGAGTTTGTTTTTCGAGCTTGTATCATCCCCATGTTGGTGCCATGCACTGGTCCCACATCTGCCATCTTCATTAGTCCGCTCTTCTTCGGTGTGG CCCATTTTCATCATATCATTGAACAACTTCGCTTTGGACAAGACACTGTTTTTGACATCCTAATTTGTGCAG GTCATCTTGTGGGACCCGTGCTGTGCCATTCGTTTTGCAACCGGATGGGTTTTCCAGCCATTGGCTCAGTTTTGGAGCATCCACAAAAGTCTTTGATCCTGCTCTTCTACCAGCTTGGTGTTCTGCTcttcttcatcctcctcttccCCTTCACAGACCCAACATTCTATGGTATGTCCCCAGTCTGCAGTCTACTGCTTACACCCCGCTCTGCCTGCACTTGA
- the rce1b gene encoding CAAX prenyl protease 2-like isoform X10: protein MMVLFLGPLTQLAVESPRGLFHDVKAGLNCQSWSKRVKDLKWLRNHVVAPLTEEFVFRACIIPMLVPCTGPTSAIFISPLFFGVAHFHHIIEQLRFGQDTVFDILICAAFQFTYTSVFGVYTAFIFIRTGHLVGPVLCHSFCNRMGFPAIGSVLEHPQKSLILLFYQLGVLLFFILLFPFTDPTFYGMSPVCSLLLTPRSACT from the exons ATGATG GTGCTTTTCCTTGGACCTCTGACCCAGCTAGCAGTTGAAAGCCCAAGAGGACTTTTTCATGATGTTAAAGCAGGTTTAA ATTGTCAGTCCTGGAGCAAACGGGTGAAAGATTTGAAATGGTTGAGGAATCATGTGGTGGCCCCGTTAACAGAGGAGTTTGTTTTTCGAGCTTGTATCATCCCCATGTTGGTGCCATGCACTGGTCCCACATCTGCCATCTTCATTAGTCCGCTCTTCTTCGGTGTGG CCCATTTTCATCATATCATTGAACAACTTCGCTTTGGACAAGACACTGTTTTTGACATCCTAATTTGTGCAG CTTTTCAGTTTACTTACACCTCAGTTTTTGGAGTTTACACTGCCTTCATATTTATAAGGACGG GTCATCTTGTGGGACCCGTGCTGTGCCATTCGTTTTGCAACCGGATGGGTTTTCCAGCCATTGGCTCAGTTTTGGAGCATCCACAAAAGTCTTTGATCCTGCTCTTCTACCAGCTTGGTGTTCTGCTcttcttcatcctcctcttccCCTTCACAGACCCAACATTCTATGGTATGTCCCCAGTCTGCAGTCTACTGCTTACACCCCGCTCTGCCTGCACTTGA
- the rce1b gene encoding CAAX prenyl protease 2-like isoform X15 produces the protein MMVLFLGPLTQLAVESPRGLFHDVKAGLNCQSWSKRVKDLKWLRNHVVAPLTEEFVFRACIIPMLVPCTGPTSAIFISPLFFGVAHFHHIIEQLRFGQDTVFDILICAGHLVGPVLCHSFCNRMGFPAIGSVLEHPQKSLILLFYQLGVLLFFILLFPFTDPTFYVQSW, from the exons ATGATG GTGCTTTTCCTTGGACCTCTGACCCAGCTAGCAGTTGAAAGCCCAAGAGGACTTTTTCATGATGTTAAAGCAGGTTTAA ATTGTCAGTCCTGGAGCAAACGGGTGAAAGATTTGAAATGGTTGAGGAATCATGTGGTGGCCCCGTTAACAGAGGAGTTTGTTTTTCGAGCTTGTATCATCCCCATGTTGGTGCCATGCACTGGTCCCACATCTGCCATCTTCATTAGTCCGCTCTTCTTCGGTGTGG CCCATTTTCATCATATCATTGAACAACTTCGCTTTGGACAAGACACTGTTTTTGACATCCTAATTTGTGCAG GTCATCTTGTGGGACCCGTGCTGTGCCATTCGTTTTGCAACCGGATGGGTTTTCCAGCCATTGGCTCAGTTTTGGAGCATCCACAAAAGTCTTTGATCCTGCTCTTCTACCAGCTTGGTGTTCTGCTcttcttcatcctcctcttccCCTTCACAGACCCAACATTCTATG TTCAGTCATGGTGA
- the rce1b gene encoding CAAX prenyl protease 2-like isoform X6, giving the protein MKLRPSPPLWALLGIRLEGFVPAAVLPLTLTMVLFLGPLTQLAVESPRGLFHDVKAGLTDCQSWSKRVKDLKWLRNHVVAPLTEEFVFRACIIPMLVPCTGPTSAIFISPLFFGVAHFHHIIEQLRFGQDTVFDILICAAFQFTYTSVFGVYTAFIFIRTGHLVGPVLCHSFCNRMGFPAIGSVLEHPQKSLILLFYQLGVLLFFILLFPFTDPTFYGMSPVCSLLLTPRSACT; this is encoded by the exons ATGAAACTCAGG ccAAGTCCACCACTGTGGGCACTTCTGGGCATTCGTCTGGAGGGCTTTGTACCTGCTGCTGTGCTGCCACTGACACTTACTATG GTGCTTTTCCTTGGACCTCTGACCCAGCTAGCAGTTGAAAGCCCAAGAGGACTTTTTCATGATGTTAAAGCAGGTTTAA CAGATTGTCAGTCCTGGAGCAAACGGGTGAAAGATTTGAAATGGTTGAGGAATCATGTGGTGGCCCCGTTAACAGAGGAGTTTGTTTTTCGAGCTTGTATCATCCCCATGTTGGTGCCATGCACTGGTCCCACATCTGCCATCTTCATTAGTCCGCTCTTCTTCGGTGTGG CCCATTTTCATCATATCATTGAACAACTTCGCTTTGGACAAGACACTGTTTTTGACATCCTAATTTGTGCAG CTTTTCAGTTTACTTACACCTCAGTTTTTGGAGTTTACACTGCCTTCATATTTATAAGGACGG GTCATCTTGTGGGACCCGTGCTGTGCCATTCGTTTTGCAACCGGATGGGTTTTCCAGCCATTGGCTCAGTTTTGGAGCATCCACAAAAGTCTTTGATCCTGCTCTTCTACCAGCTTGGTGTTCTGCTcttcttcatcctcctcttccCCTTCACAGACCCAACATTCTATGGTATGTCCCCAGTCTGCAGTCTACTGCTTACACCCCGCTCTGCCTGCACTTGA
- the rce1b gene encoding CAAX prenyl protease 2-like isoform X14, which translates to MMVLFLGPLTQLAVESPRGLFHDVKAGLNCQSWSKRVKDLKWLRNHVVAPLTEEFVFRACIIPMLVPCTGPTSAIFISPLFFGVAHFHHIIEQLRFGQDTVFDILICAGHLVGPVLCHSFCNRMGFPAIGSVLEHPQKSLILLFYQLGVLLFFILLFPFTDPTFYGMSPVCSLLLTPRSACT; encoded by the exons ATGATG GTGCTTTTCCTTGGACCTCTGACCCAGCTAGCAGTTGAAAGCCCAAGAGGACTTTTTCATGATGTTAAAGCAGGTTTAA ATTGTCAGTCCTGGAGCAAACGGGTGAAAGATTTGAAATGGTTGAGGAATCATGTGGTGGCCCCGTTAACAGAGGAGTTTGTTTTTCGAGCTTGTATCATCCCCATGTTGGTGCCATGCACTGGTCCCACATCTGCCATCTTCATTAGTCCGCTCTTCTTCGGTGTGG CCCATTTTCATCATATCATTGAACAACTTCGCTTTGGACAAGACACTGTTTTTGACATCCTAATTTGTGCAG GTCATCTTGTGGGACCCGTGCTGTGCCATTCGTTTTGCAACCGGATGGGTTTTCCAGCCATTGGCTCAGTTTTGGAGCATCCACAAAAGTCTTTGATCCTGCTCTTCTACCAGCTTGGTGTTCTGCTcttcttcatcctcctcttccCCTTCACAGACCCAACATTCTATGGTATGTCCCCAGTCTGCAGTCTACTGCTTACACCCCGCTCTGCCTGCACTTGA
- the rce1b gene encoding CAAX prenyl protease 2-like isoform X3 — MLSIKTLSDTFVGECWISVSCCLLLACLYVGSLYVWKGSLPRDHPNTIKRRFTSVLCVSAVAPLVVLAWTHSMKLRPSPPLWALLGIRLEGFVPAAVLPLTLTMVLFLGPLTQLAVESPRGLFHDVKAGLNCQSWSKRVKDLKWLRNHVVAPLTEEFVFRACIIPMLVPCTGPTSAIFISPLFFGVAHFHHIIEQLRFGQDTVFDILICAAFQFTYTSVFGVYTAFIFIRTGHLVGPVLCHSFCNRMGFPAIGSVLEHPQKSLILLFYQLGVLLFFILLFPFTDPTFYVQSW, encoded by the exons ATGTTATCAATCAAAACCCTTTCAGACACCTTTGTAGGAGAATGTTGGATATCTGTTAGTTGTTGTTTGTTGCTTGCCTGTCTGTATGTTGGGAGTCTGTATGTATGGAAGGGCAGCTTACCCAG GGACCACCCAAATACAATAAAACGGCGTTTCAccagtgttttgtgtgtgtcagCTGTTGCACCACTAGTTGTATTGGCCTGGACACACTCAATGAAACTCAGG ccAAGTCCACCACTGTGGGCACTTCTGGGCATTCGTCTGGAGGGCTTTGTACCTGCTGCTGTGCTGCCACTGACACTTACTATG GTGCTTTTCCTTGGACCTCTGACCCAGCTAGCAGTTGAAAGCCCAAGAGGACTTTTTCATGATGTTAAAGCAGGTTTAA ATTGTCAGTCCTGGAGCAAACGGGTGAAAGATTTGAAATGGTTGAGGAATCATGTGGTGGCCCCGTTAACAGAGGAGTTTGTTTTTCGAGCTTGTATCATCCCCATGTTGGTGCCATGCACTGGTCCCACATCTGCCATCTTCATTAGTCCGCTCTTCTTCGGTGTGG CCCATTTTCATCATATCATTGAACAACTTCGCTTTGGACAAGACACTGTTTTTGACATCCTAATTTGTGCAG CTTTTCAGTTTACTTACACCTCAGTTTTTGGAGTTTACACTGCCTTCATATTTATAAGGACGG GTCATCTTGTGGGACCCGTGCTGTGCCATTCGTTTTGCAACCGGATGGGTTTTCCAGCCATTGGCTCAGTTTTGGAGCATCCACAAAAGTCTTTGATCCTGCTCTTCTACCAGCTTGGTGTTCTGCTcttcttcatcctcctcttccCCTTCACAGACCCAACATTCTATG TTCAGTCATGGTGA
- the rce1b gene encoding CAAX prenyl protease 2-like isoform X9, with amino-acid sequence MMVLFLGPLTQLAVESPRGLFHDVKAGLTDCQSWSKRVKDLKWLRNHVVAPLTEEFVFRACIIPMLVPCTGPTSAIFISPLFFGVAHFHHIIEQLRFGQDTVFDILICAAFQFTYTSVFGVYTAFIFIRTGHLVGPVLCHSFCNRMGFPAIGSVLEHPQKSLILLFYQLGVLLFFILLFPFTDPTFYGMSPVCSLLLTPRSACT; translated from the exons ATGATG GTGCTTTTCCTTGGACCTCTGACCCAGCTAGCAGTTGAAAGCCCAAGAGGACTTTTTCATGATGTTAAAGCAGGTTTAA CAGATTGTCAGTCCTGGAGCAAACGGGTGAAAGATTTGAAATGGTTGAGGAATCATGTGGTGGCCCCGTTAACAGAGGAGTTTGTTTTTCGAGCTTGTATCATCCCCATGTTGGTGCCATGCACTGGTCCCACATCTGCCATCTTCATTAGTCCGCTCTTCTTCGGTGTGG CCCATTTTCATCATATCATTGAACAACTTCGCTTTGGACAAGACACTGTTTTTGACATCCTAATTTGTGCAG CTTTTCAGTTTACTTACACCTCAGTTTTTGGAGTTTACACTGCCTTCATATTTATAAGGACGG GTCATCTTGTGGGACCCGTGCTGTGCCATTCGTTTTGCAACCGGATGGGTTTTCCAGCCATTGGCTCAGTTTTGGAGCATCCACAAAAGTCTTTGATCCTGCTCTTCTACCAGCTTGGTGTTCTGCTcttcttcatcctcctcttccCCTTCACAGACCCAACATTCTATGGTATGTCCCCAGTCTGCAGTCTACTGCTTACACCCCGCTCTGCCTGCACTTGA
- the rce1b gene encoding CAAX prenyl protease 2-like isoform X1, whose product MLSIKTLSDTFVGECWISVSCCLLLACLYVGSLYVWKGSLPRDHPNTIKRRFTSVLCVSAVAPLVVLAWTHSMKLRPSPPLWALLGIRLEGFVPAAVLPLTLTMVLFLGPLTQLAVESPRGLFHDVKAGLNCQSWSKRVKDLKWLRNHVVAPLTEEFVFRACIIPMLVPCTGPTSAIFISPLFFGVAHFHHIIEQLRFGQDTVFDILICAAFQFTYTSVFGVYTAFIFIRTGHLVGPVLCHSFCNRMGFPAIGSVLEHPQKSLILLFYQLGVLLFFILLFPFTDPTFYGMSPVCSLLLTPRSACT is encoded by the exons ATGTTATCAATCAAAACCCTTTCAGACACCTTTGTAGGAGAATGTTGGATATCTGTTAGTTGTTGTTTGTTGCTTGCCTGTCTGTATGTTGGGAGTCTGTATGTATGGAAGGGCAGCTTACCCAG GGACCACCCAAATACAATAAAACGGCGTTTCAccagtgttttgtgtgtgtcagCTGTTGCACCACTAGTTGTATTGGCCTGGACACACTCAATGAAACTCAGG ccAAGTCCACCACTGTGGGCACTTCTGGGCATTCGTCTGGAGGGCTTTGTACCTGCTGCTGTGCTGCCACTGACACTTACTATG GTGCTTTTCCTTGGACCTCTGACCCAGCTAGCAGTTGAAAGCCCAAGAGGACTTTTTCATGATGTTAAAGCAGGTTTAA ATTGTCAGTCCTGGAGCAAACGGGTGAAAGATTTGAAATGGTTGAGGAATCATGTGGTGGCCCCGTTAACAGAGGAGTTTGTTTTTCGAGCTTGTATCATCCCCATGTTGGTGCCATGCACTGGTCCCACATCTGCCATCTTCATTAGTCCGCTCTTCTTCGGTGTGG CCCATTTTCATCATATCATTGAACAACTTCGCTTTGGACAAGACACTGTTTTTGACATCCTAATTTGTGCAG CTTTTCAGTTTACTTACACCTCAGTTTTTGGAGTTTACACTGCCTTCATATTTATAAGGACGG GTCATCTTGTGGGACCCGTGCTGTGCCATTCGTTTTGCAACCGGATGGGTTTTCCAGCCATTGGCTCAGTTTTGGAGCATCCACAAAAGTCTTTGATCCTGCTCTTCTACCAGCTTGGTGTTCTGCTcttcttcatcctcctcttccCCTTCACAGACCCAACATTCTATGGTATGTCCCCAGTCTGCAGTCTACTGCTTACACCCCGCTCTGCCTGCACTTGA
- the rce1b gene encoding CAAX prenyl protease 2-like isoform X13 produces the protein MMVLFLGPLTQLAVESPRGLFHDVKAGLTDCQSWSKRVKDLKWLRNHVVAPLTEEFVFRACIIPMLVPCTGPTSAIFISPLFFGVAHFHHIIEQLRFGQDTVFDILICAGHLVGPVLCHSFCNRMGFPAIGSVLEHPQKSLILLFYQLGVLLFFILLFPFTDPTFYGMSPVCSLLLTPRSACT, from the exons ATGATG GTGCTTTTCCTTGGACCTCTGACCCAGCTAGCAGTTGAAAGCCCAAGAGGACTTTTTCATGATGTTAAAGCAGGTTTAA CAGATTGTCAGTCCTGGAGCAAACGGGTGAAAGATTTGAAATGGTTGAGGAATCATGTGGTGGCCCCGTTAACAGAGGAGTTTGTTTTTCGAGCTTGTATCATCCCCATGTTGGTGCCATGCACTGGTCCCACATCTGCCATCTTCATTAGTCCGCTCTTCTTCGGTGTGG CCCATTTTCATCATATCATTGAACAACTTCGCTTTGGACAAGACACTGTTTTTGACATCCTAATTTGTGCAG GTCATCTTGTGGGACCCGTGCTGTGCCATTCGTTTTGCAACCGGATGGGTTTTCCAGCCATTGGCTCAGTTTTGGAGCATCCACAAAAGTCTTTGATCCTGCTCTTCTACCAGCTTGGTGTTCTGCTcttcttcatcctcctcttccCCTTCACAGACCCAACATTCTATGGTATGTCCCCAGTCTGCAGTCTACTGCTTACACCCCGCTCTGCCTGCACTTGA
- the rce1b gene encoding CAAX prenyl protease 2-like isoform X11, which translates to MMVLFLGPLTQLAVESPRGLFHDVKAGLTDCQSWSKRVKDLKWLRNHVVAPLTEEFVFRACIIPMLVPCTGPTSAIFISPLFFGVAHFHHIIEQLRFGQDTVFDILICAAFQFTYTSVFGVYTAFIFIRTGHLVGPVLCHSFCNRMGFPAIGSVLEHPQKSLILLFYQLGVLLFFILLFPFTDPTFYVQSW; encoded by the exons ATGATG GTGCTTTTCCTTGGACCTCTGACCCAGCTAGCAGTTGAAAGCCCAAGAGGACTTTTTCATGATGTTAAAGCAGGTTTAA CAGATTGTCAGTCCTGGAGCAAACGGGTGAAAGATTTGAAATGGTTGAGGAATCATGTGGTGGCCCCGTTAACAGAGGAGTTTGTTTTTCGAGCTTGTATCATCCCCATGTTGGTGCCATGCACTGGTCCCACATCTGCCATCTTCATTAGTCCGCTCTTCTTCGGTGTGG CCCATTTTCATCATATCATTGAACAACTTCGCTTTGGACAAGACACTGTTTTTGACATCCTAATTTGTGCAG CTTTTCAGTTTACTTACACCTCAGTTTTTGGAGTTTACACTGCCTTCATATTTATAAGGACGG GTCATCTTGTGGGACCCGTGCTGTGCCATTCGTTTTGCAACCGGATGGGTTTTCCAGCCATTGGCTCAGTTTTGGAGCATCCACAAAAGTCTTTGATCCTGCTCTTCTACCAGCTTGGTGTTCTGCTcttcttcatcctcctcttccCCTTCACAGACCCAACATTCTATG TTCAGTCATGGTGA
- the rce1b gene encoding CAAX prenyl protease 2-like isoform X4 — MLSIKTLSDTFVGECWISVSCCLLLACLYVGSLYVWKGSLPRDHPNTIKRRFTSVLCVSAVAPLVVLAWTHSMKLRPSPPLWALLGIRLEGFVPAAVLPLTLTMVLFLGPLTQLAVESPRGLFHDVKAGLNCQSWSKRVKDLKWLRNHVVAPLTEEFVFRACIIPMLVPCTGPTSAIFISPLFFGVAHFHHIIEQLRFGQDTVFDILICAGHLVGPVLCHSFCNRMGFPAIGSVLEHPQKSLILLFYQLGVLLFFILLFPFTDPTFYGMSPVCSLLLTPRSACT; from the exons ATGTTATCAATCAAAACCCTTTCAGACACCTTTGTAGGAGAATGTTGGATATCTGTTAGTTGTTGTTTGTTGCTTGCCTGTCTGTATGTTGGGAGTCTGTATGTATGGAAGGGCAGCTTACCCAG GGACCACCCAAATACAATAAAACGGCGTTTCAccagtgttttgtgtgtgtcagCTGTTGCACCACTAGTTGTATTGGCCTGGACACACTCAATGAAACTCAGG ccAAGTCCACCACTGTGGGCACTTCTGGGCATTCGTCTGGAGGGCTTTGTACCTGCTGCTGTGCTGCCACTGACACTTACTATG GTGCTTTTCCTTGGACCTCTGACCCAGCTAGCAGTTGAAAGCCCAAGAGGACTTTTTCATGATGTTAAAGCAGGTTTAA ATTGTCAGTCCTGGAGCAAACGGGTGAAAGATTTGAAATGGTTGAGGAATCATGTGGTGGCCCCGTTAACAGAGGAGTTTGTTTTTCGAGCTTGTATCATCCCCATGTTGGTGCCATGCACTGGTCCCACATCTGCCATCTTCATTAGTCCGCTCTTCTTCGGTGTGG CCCATTTTCATCATATCATTGAACAACTTCGCTTTGGACAAGACACTGTTTTTGACATCCTAATTTGTGCAG GTCATCTTGTGGGACCCGTGCTGTGCCATTCGTTTTGCAACCGGATGGGTTTTCCAGCCATTGGCTCAGTTTTGGAGCATCCACAAAAGTCTTTGATCCTGCTCTTCTACCAGCTTGGTGTTCTGCTcttcttcatcctcctcttccCCTTCACAGACCCAACATTCTATGGTATGTCCCCAGTCTGCAGTCTACTGCTTACACCCCGCTCTGCCTGCACTTGA
- the rce1b gene encoding CAAX prenyl protease 2-like isoform X16, which yields MMVLFLGPLTQLAVESPRGLFHDVKAGLNCQSWSKRVKDLKWLRNHVVAPLTEEFVFRACIIPMLVPCTGPTSAIFISPLFFGVAHFHHIIEQLRFGQDTVFDILICAAFQFTYTSVFGVYTAFIFIRTVQSW from the exons ATGATG GTGCTTTTCCTTGGACCTCTGACCCAGCTAGCAGTTGAAAGCCCAAGAGGACTTTTTCATGATGTTAAAGCAGGTTTAA ATTGTCAGTCCTGGAGCAAACGGGTGAAAGATTTGAAATGGTTGAGGAATCATGTGGTGGCCCCGTTAACAGAGGAGTTTGTTTTTCGAGCTTGTATCATCCCCATGTTGGTGCCATGCACTGGTCCCACATCTGCCATCTTCATTAGTCCGCTCTTCTTCGGTGTGG CCCATTTTCATCATATCATTGAACAACTTCGCTTTGGACAAGACACTGTTTTTGACATCCTAATTTGTGCAG CTTTTCAGTTTACTTACACCTCAGTTTTTGGAGTTTACACTGCCTTCATATTTATAAGGACGG TTCAGTCATGGTGA
- the rce1b gene encoding CAAX prenyl protease 2-like isoform X12 translates to MMVLFLGPLTQLAVESPRGLFHDVKAGLNCQSWSKRVKDLKWLRNHVVAPLTEEFVFRACIIPMLVPCTGPTSAIFISPLFFGVAHFHHIIEQLRFGQDTVFDILICAAFQFTYTSVFGVYTAFIFIRTGHLVGPVLCHSFCNRMGFPAIGSVLEHPQKSLILLFYQLGVLLFFILLFPFTDPTFYVQSW, encoded by the exons ATGATG GTGCTTTTCCTTGGACCTCTGACCCAGCTAGCAGTTGAAAGCCCAAGAGGACTTTTTCATGATGTTAAAGCAGGTTTAA ATTGTCAGTCCTGGAGCAAACGGGTGAAAGATTTGAAATGGTTGAGGAATCATGTGGTGGCCCCGTTAACAGAGGAGTTTGTTTTTCGAGCTTGTATCATCCCCATGTTGGTGCCATGCACTGGTCCCACATCTGCCATCTTCATTAGTCCGCTCTTCTTCGGTGTGG CCCATTTTCATCATATCATTGAACAACTTCGCTTTGGACAAGACACTGTTTTTGACATCCTAATTTGTGCAG CTTTTCAGTTTACTTACACCTCAGTTTTTGGAGTTTACACTGCCTTCATATTTATAAGGACGG GTCATCTTGTGGGACCCGTGCTGTGCCATTCGTTTTGCAACCGGATGGGTTTTCCAGCCATTGGCTCAGTTTTGGAGCATCCACAAAAGTCTTTGATCCTGCTCTTCTACCAGCTTGGTGTTCTGCTcttcttcatcctcctcttccCCTTCACAGACCCAACATTCTATG TTCAGTCATGGTGA